Part of the Sporomusa termitida genome, ACTTAACCCAGCTTGAAAATGCTTTTAAAGACGGTGTTAAACTCTTTTTGTTCTCTAACCCTAACAATCCCACCGGCGTAATCTATTCACCCGCTGAGATATGGGCGATTGCGGATCTTGCGCAAAAGTACGGCGTCTTCGTCATTGCCGACGAACTGTACTCGCGTCAGGTCTTTGAAAGCCGAACCTATACGCATCTATGTGCGCAGGACCGTATTGATCCCGAAAAGGTAATTACCATCATGGGACCGTCCAAAACAGAATCCCTAAGCGGCTACCGCCTGGGAGTGGCATTTGGCGCCGCTAAAATCATTGATCGTATGGAAAAGCTGCAGGCCATTGTCTCGCTGCGCGCCGGCGGCTACAGCCAGGCGGTGCTGAAATGCTGGTTTGCCGAACCGCAAGGCTGGATGAGCCGGCGGCTTGCCCAGCACCAGGCCATTCGCGACAATTTGCTTTTAAAATTGCGCGCCGTTGACGGCATTGCCGTAAGAACCGCCGAGGCGGGCAGTTATCTCTTCCCGTCTCTGCCGGCCCTGGGTGTTACCATCCAGGAATTTGTAAAGCTTCTGCGTCTTCAGGCCGGTGTCACGGTAACCCCCGGAACGGAATTTGGCTCACAGTTTACCCGCAGCTTCCGCATAAACTTCTCACAAAATCACCAGGCGGCTGTTGCTGCCATTGACCGCCTTATCCAGATAATGGAGAGACATCGCCAATAAAATATACCTGTTAGTATCAGAATATCCCCCTAAAACACTAAAGCAAAAAAATAAGTTTTGTAAACAATGGTGGCTCTTGTTTACAAAACTTATTCTATAAGGAGTGATCCATGTGAAAAGGCAGGCTGCTTTGATTGGTTTTGGCACAATCGGCCAGTATTTGTTCGAACGCCTAAACTCCGGGCCGGCATTAAGGTCACCTGTGTTTACGATGCCAATAGAGAAAGAATAAAAACGATGCCGGCTACGGTTGCTGCCGTATCGCCGGCCGAGCTTGAGAAGAGGCTGGCCGGCGGGATGATTGACCTGGTATTGGAAACCGCGACGCAACAGGCTGTCACAGCTTTGGCGCCGGGAATTTTGCAATACCCGGACATAGTAGTATTTTCCACTACTGCTTTTTGCCAATACTTACCTAAGCCATTGAACTATTCAAATAAGGCGGTAATATTCTTTAACTCTTCCCGGATTTTAATCCCCTGGGGACAGTGGCTCTCGCATTTGCCGCATTCCACACATTTGGATGCCGGCGCCGCTAATTTGCTCTGCATTGCATAGCGCTGCCTTGCTGCCGGCGTACCGTCGAAAACATGATGGTCGTTATATGTCGCAAAACAATTAGGAATATTGATCCCCGCCGGACAAGGCATGCAGTATGAGCAAGCCGTGCAGTTGACCCTGATCCGCTCCTGAAAAATCCTTTTAACTTCCTCAA contains:
- a CDS encoding pyridoxal phosphate-dependent aminotransferase, producing the protein MDLLNEKFLKIGVESAPGQETRQNTEEIKLPGEKLAGAPVDFSHGDVDAFAPVPGALDVFTAGVHLGGRQAYTEYRGSKSTREDAALKLAGFTGAAIDADRNIIITPGTQGALFLAMGATVARGDKVAIVMPDYFANRKLVEFFDGETVPVQMNYFQTSDCAGLDLTQLENAFKDGVKLFLFSNPNNPTGVIYSPAEIWAIADLAQKYGVFVIADELYSRQVFESRTYTHLCAQDRIDPEKVITIMGPSKTESLSGYRLGVAFGAAKIIDRMEKLQAIVSLRAGGYSQAVLKCWFAEPQGWMSRRLAQHQAIRDNLLLKLRAVDGIAVRTAEAGSYLFPSLPALGVTIQEFVKLLRLQAGVTVTPGTEFGSQFTRSFRINFSQNHQAAVAAIDRLIQIMERHRQ